Proteins encoded together in one Hymenobacter monticola window:
- a CDS encoding DUF4385 domain-containing protein, translated as MPFDYTLDFHTVDFRQHPELYRVGRGEQGVLLVQPYKGEILPHWRFKDAAAARESSETIYGLFEAYLKAHDFVGADMARKFIQMGFTRARRYANHKGGKKYDGPVPDDKKGQSGAHGRAELPRTTHPDVDKVEAAAIFKRKWDEAKTNPEYLRQKEAFIEKYGK; from the coding sequence ATGCCGTTCGACTACACTCTCGATTTCCACACTGTTGATTTCCGCCAGCACCCCGAGCTGTACCGCGTGGGCCGGGGCGAGCAGGGCGTGCTGCTGGTGCAGCCCTACAAGGGCGAGATTCTGCCGCACTGGCGCTTCAAAGACGCGGCGGCGGCCCGGGAGTCGTCCGAAACGATTTACGGCTTGTTTGAGGCCTATTTAAAGGCCCACGATTTTGTGGGGGCCGACATGGCCCGCAAGTTCATCCAGATGGGCTTCACCCGCGCCCGGCGCTACGCCAACCACAAGGGCGGCAAGAAATACGACGGCCCTGTGCCCGACGACAAGAAAGGCCAAAGCGGCGCCCACGGCCGGGCCGAATTGCCCCGCACCACCCATCCTGATGTGGATAAGGTGGAAGCCGCCGCCATTTTTAAGCGCAAGTGGGACGAGGCCAAAACCAACCCGGAGTACCTGCGGCAGAAAGAGGCATTTATTGAGAAATACGGGAAGTGA